In a genomic window of Streptomyces roseoviridis:
- a CDS encoding cytochrome P450, protein MPGDNTLALLLKGYDWLPDLMRRHGGDGPVTTRLLGRPVRVLHGPEAVSFFYDEHHARRGGALPGPVLDTLFGRGAVHTLDGSEHRARKALFLSRLTGPQAVGTLTARVCEEFRETFAGLAGREVSLFDEGALVLARAVGDWAGLPGLDAAGAGRLARDCVAMVDGFATPGPRHLRARRARSRQEALLRAAVVRARETGSWETRAREGAAVPRTAFEAVLAHREADGSPLDAATAAVELLNIVRPTVAITWFTAFAAHAMRDDPALRQRLADDEPVGLATSFAHEVRRFYPFVPFLGALAPDELVLDGEPVPRGTMLLLDVYGQNHDPALWDEPFRFVPDRFLGAPAHPPGLIPQGGGPRDGHRCPGEDVTIAVLSALARELARLDFTVPEQDLRVPLHRIPTRPRDGLRLVVGAGARHRSRPEEVLP, encoded by the coding sequence ATGCCTGGCGACAACACCCTCGCCCTGCTGCTCAAGGGCTACGACTGGCTTCCGGACCTGATGCGGCGCCACGGCGGCGACGGCCCGGTGACCACCCGCCTCCTCGGCCGTCCCGTGCGCGTGCTGCACGGCCCGGAGGCGGTCTCCTTCTTCTACGACGAACACCATGCGCGACGCGGCGGCGCGCTGCCCGGCCCGGTGCTCGACACCCTCTTCGGCCGGGGCGCCGTGCACACCCTGGACGGCTCGGAACACCGCGCCCGCAAGGCGCTGTTCCTGTCCCGGCTCACCGGGCCGCAGGCCGTCGGAACGCTGACCGCCCGGGTGTGCGAGGAATTCCGGGAGACCTTCGCCGGGCTCGCCGGACGGGAGGTGTCCCTCTTCGACGAGGGCGCGCTCGTCCTCGCCCGGGCCGTCGGCGACTGGGCCGGGCTGCCCGGTCTCGACGCCGCGGGCGCCGGGCGGCTGGCCCGGGACTGCGTGGCCATGGTCGACGGCTTCGCGACACCGGGACCGCGCCACCTGCGGGCCCGGCGGGCCCGGTCGCGGCAGGAGGCGCTGCTGCGCGCGGCGGTCGTGCGCGCCCGCGAGACGGGCTCGTGGGAGACGCGGGCCCGGGAGGGGGCGGCGGTGCCGCGTACCGCGTTCGAGGCGGTCCTGGCGCACCGGGAGGCGGACGGCTCGCCGCTGGACGCGGCGACGGCCGCCGTCGAGCTGCTGAACATCGTGCGGCCCACGGTCGCGATCACCTGGTTCACGGCCTTCGCCGCACACGCCATGCGGGACGACCCCGCGCTGCGGCAGAGGCTCGCGGACGACGAGCCGGTCGGCCTCGCCACGTCCTTCGCCCACGAGGTGCGCCGCTTCTATCCGTTCGTGCCGTTCCTCGGTGCCCTCGCCCCCGACGAGCTGGTGCTCGACGGCGAGCCGGTGCCGCGCGGCACGATGCTGCTGCTCGACGTGTACGGGCAGAACCACGACCCCGCTCTGTGGGACGAGCCGTTCCGCTTCGTGCCCGACCGGTTCCTCGGCGCACCGGCGCATCCCCCCGGGCTCATTCCGCAGGGCGGCGGGCCGCGCGACGGGCACCGCTGTCCGGGCGAGGACGTCACGATCGCCGTGCTGTCCGCTCTGGCCCGCGAACTGGCCCGGCTCGACTTCACCGTGCCCGAGCAGGACCTGCGCGTTCCGCTGCACCGGATCCCCACCCGGCCGCGCGACGGCCTCCGCCTCGTCGTCGGCGCGGGCGCGCGGCACCGGAGCCGTCCCGAGGAGGTCCTGCCGTGA
- a CDS encoding UdgX family uracil-DNA binding protein (This protein belongs to the uracil DNA glycosylase superfamily, members of which act in excision repair of DNA. However, it belongs more specifically to UdgX branch, whose founding member was found to bind uracil in DNA (where it does not belong), without cleaving it, appears to promote DNA repair by a pathway involving RecA, rather than base excision.) produces the protein MPRRGGLPAYRRAAADCRGCPLHRDATGTVFGRGDPHARLMLVGEQPGDQEDREGVAFVGPAGRLLTRALRDAGIDEEGVYVTNAVKHFKFTQEETRKRRIHKAPSLREALACRPWLEAELRLVSPELIVTLGATAGRALLGPSFRVGTDRGVPRPLPPAGAKGGFDETVREGVRVLATVHPSAVLRARDQDRESMYASLVADLRTAAESL, from the coding sequence CTGCCCCGGCGCGGCGGACTGCCGGCCTACCGCCGGGCCGCCGCCGACTGCCGGGGCTGCCCGCTCCACCGGGACGCGACCGGCACGGTCTTCGGCCGCGGGGACCCGCACGCGCGGCTGATGCTCGTCGGAGAGCAGCCGGGCGACCAGGAGGACCGCGAGGGCGTGGCGTTCGTGGGCCCGGCGGGCCGGCTGCTCACCCGGGCGCTGCGGGACGCCGGGATCGACGAGGAGGGCGTGTACGTCACGAACGCGGTCAAGCACTTCAAGTTCACGCAGGAGGAGACCCGGAAGCGGCGGATCCACAAGGCGCCGAGCCTGCGCGAGGCGCTCGCCTGCCGGCCCTGGCTGGAGGCGGAACTCCGCCTCGTCTCCCCCGAGCTGATCGTCACCCTGGGCGCCACGGCCGGCCGGGCGCTGCTGGGTCCGTCCTTCCGCGTGGGCACCGACCGGGGCGTTCCGAGGCCCCTGCCGCCCGCGGGGGCCAAGGGCGGCTTCGACGAGACGGTGCGCGAGGGGGTGCGGGTCCTCGCGACGGTCCACCCCTCGGCCGTCCTGCGGGCCCGCGACCAGGACCGGGAGAGCATGTACGCGAGCCTCGTCGCCGACCTGCGGACGGCCGCGGAATCCCTGTGA
- a CDS encoding VOC family protein has translation MKHTAPEGYTSVAPWVVTDDTGALLDFIAAVFDGEELARVPVEDGTIGHGEIRIGDTVVLAFDRRPDWPVMPSLLRVYVPDADAAVAAAVAHGAQVVTEVADSAWGDRGGRVRDPFGNIWWVTSRVEEIEPDRAWARLSEPEYAEAMRLAQETLDAELSGRDSGVASAPRRPVR, from the coding sequence ATGAAGCACACCGCGCCCGAGGGCTACACCAGCGTCGCGCCGTGGGTGGTCACCGACGACACCGGCGCGCTGCTCGACTTCATCGCCGCCGTGTTCGACGGCGAGGAACTCGCACGGGTGCCGGTCGAGGACGGCACCATCGGCCACGGTGAGATCCGGATCGGCGACACGGTGGTACTGGCCTTCGACCGGCGGCCCGACTGGCCCGTGATGCCCTCCCTGCTGCGGGTGTACGTCCCCGACGCGGACGCCGCCGTGGCCGCTGCCGTCGCGCACGGGGCGCAGGTGGTCACCGAGGTCGCCGACAGCGCGTGGGGGGATCGCGGCGGCCGGGTGCGCGATCCGTTCGGCAACATCTGGTGGGTGACGAGCCGGGTCGAGGAGATCGAGCCGGACCGGGCCTGGGCGCGCCTCTCCGAGCCGGAGTACGCCGAGGCGATGCGCCTGGCCCAGGAGACGCTGGACGCCGAGCTCAGCGGCCGGGACTCAGGGGTGGCGAGTGCGCCGAGGCGCCCGGTGCGCTGA
- a CDS encoding HAD family hydrolase → MTARGGRPDRGAALFDLDGTLVDTNYLHTLAWWQALRQHGHLVPMARIHRAIGMGSDRLLDAVLGSQRRRDEDASLSDAHSTLYAVWYDVLPPFEAAADLLRAVAARGWRIVLASSAAEEEVAAIRRRLDAEDVITAATSGGDVDTTKPAPDLVESALKSVGAEPADAVFVGDTNWDVEAAGRAGVPCVGLLTGGRTRRELEEAGAVAVYEDARTLLRHLDSSPLSRPPA, encoded by the coding sequence ATGACAGCTCGCGGTGGACGACCGGACCGGGGCGCCGCCCTGTTCGACCTCGACGGAACCCTCGTCGACACCAACTACCTGCACACCCTCGCCTGGTGGCAGGCCCTGCGCCAGCACGGCCACCTGGTGCCGATGGCGCGGATCCACCGCGCCATCGGCATGGGCTCCGACCGGCTCCTCGACGCGGTGCTGGGCTCCCAGCGCCGCCGGGACGAGGACGCGTCCCTCTCCGACGCGCACAGCACCCTCTACGCCGTCTGGTACGACGTCCTGCCGCCCTTCGAGGCCGCCGCCGACCTGCTGCGCGCGGTGGCGGCGCGCGGCTGGCGGATCGTCCTGGCCAGCTCGGCCGCAGAGGAGGAGGTGGCGGCCATCCGCAGACGCCTCGACGCCGAGGACGTCATCACGGCGGCCACCTCGGGCGGCGACGTCGACACCACCAAACCGGCCCCCGACCTCGTCGAGAGCGCCCTGAAGTCCGTGGGGGCCGAACCCGCCGACGCGGTGTTCGTCGGCGACACCAACTGGGACGTCGAAGCCGCGGGCCGCGCCGGCGTCCCCTGCGTGGGCCTCCTGACGGGCGGCAGGACCCGCCGCGAACTGGAGGAAGCGGGCGCGGTCGCCGTCTACGAGGACGCCCGCACCCTGCTGCGCCACCTCGACTCCAGCCCGCTCTCCCGGCCTCCGGCCTGA
- a CDS encoding HemK2/MTQ2 family protein methyltransferase — MRVVRAPGVYGPQGDTELLLESLAREQLRPGARTLDLCTGTGVLAVAAARRGARATAVDISGRSVMTARLNAWLHRCRIRAVRGDLTAPVAGERFDLVTVNPPYVPADSPRLPARGRRRAWDAGLDGRLLLDRICREAPSLLAPNGVLLLVQSSLSDVGASVDALTRAGLRTHVAACSTQPYGPVMSERAAWFEERGLVPPGTRSERLVVIRAVREAVREPVRMTAALRGTRSLTGPVTPDGSGGQEEAEAA; from the coding sequence ATGAGAGTGGTGAGGGCGCCTGGTGTGTACGGCCCGCAGGGCGACACGGAGCTGCTGCTGGAGAGCCTCGCCCGCGAGCAGCTTCGACCGGGAGCCCGCACCCTCGACCTGTGCACCGGAACCGGCGTCCTCGCCGTGGCCGCCGCCCGCAGGGGCGCCCGCGCGACGGCCGTCGACATCTCCGGCCGCTCCGTGATGACGGCACGGCTCAACGCATGGCTCCACCGCTGCCGGATCCGGGCCGTCCGCGGGGACCTGACGGCACCCGTCGCGGGCGAGCGGTTCGACCTGGTGACGGTGAACCCCCCGTACGTGCCGGCCGACTCGCCCCGGCTGCCGGCCCGGGGCCGCCGGCGCGCCTGGGACGCGGGTCTGGACGGCCGGCTCCTGCTCGACCGGATCTGCCGCGAGGCCCCTTCGCTGCTCGCCCCGAACGGAGTGCTGCTGCTCGTGCAGTCCTCCCTCAGCGACGTCGGGGCGAGCGTGGACGCGCTGACCCGCGCGGGACTGCGGACCCACGTGGCGGCGTGCAGCACCCAGCCGTACGGCCCGGTGATGAGCGAGCGGGCCGCGTGGTTCGAGGAGCGGGGACTGGTCCCGCCGGGGACGCGCAGCGAGCGGCTCGTGGTGATCCGGGCGGTGCGCGAGGCGGTCCGCGAGCCCGTCCGCATGACGGCGGCCCTGAGGGGCACCCGCTCCCTGACCGGTCCCGTGACGCCGGACGGCAGCGGCGGCCAGGAGGAAGCGGAAGCGGCCTGA
- a CDS encoding SRPBCC family protein has translation MTAMVHETIEVTAPLREVYDQWTQFEEFPRFMDGVEEVRQVDDRHCHWRTRVAGVTREFDTEIVDQLPDERIAWRTVGGDVRQKGVVTFERVDDTHTRVSLAMDVDPQGAVDRTGTALGVLDSRVEGDLNRFKEFMEDRGRATGGWRGRLKPADSPSESPPAT, from the coding sequence ATGACCGCGATGGTGCACGAGACGATCGAGGTGACGGCCCCACTGCGTGAGGTCTACGACCAGTGGACGCAGTTCGAGGAGTTTCCCCGCTTCATGGACGGTGTCGAGGAGGTCCGGCAGGTCGACGACCGGCACTGCCACTGGCGCACCAGGGTCGCCGGGGTGACCCGGGAATTCGACACCGAGATCGTCGACCAGTTGCCCGACGAGCGGATCGCGTGGCGGACGGTGGGCGGCGACGTGCGGCAGAAGGGCGTGGTGACCTTCGAGCGCGTCGACGACACGCACACGCGCGTGAGCCTGGCCATGGACGTCGATCCGCAGGGCGCGGTCGACCGGACGGGAACCGCCCTGGGCGTCCTGGACAGCCGCGTGGAGGGAGACCTGAACCGGTTCAAGGAATTCATGGAGGACCGAGGCCGTGCGACGGGCGGCTGGCGCGGCCGGCTGAAACCCGCCGACAGCCCGTCCGAGTCGCCTCCCGCGACGTGA
- a CDS encoding hydrophobic protein — protein MVPLLIVLLVILLLFGGGFALDVLWWIAIALLVVWLLGFLMRSGGGRWYRW, from the coding sequence ATGGTCCCGCTTCTCATCGTCCTCCTCGTGATCCTGCTGCTCTTCGGCGGCGGCTTCGCCCTCGACGTGCTGTGGTGGATCGCCATCGCCCTGCTGGTCGTGTGGCTCCTCGGCTTCCTGATGCGCAGTGGGGGAGGCCGCTGGTACCGGTGGTGA
- a CDS encoding thiamine pyrophosphate-requiring protein, whose product MTKQTVSDHLLDRLRAWGVTHVFGYPGDGINGLISAWARAGDDPRFVQARHEEMAAFEAVGHAKFSGRVGVCAATSGPGAVHLLNGLYDAKLDHVPVVAIVGQTARSAMGGSYQQEVDLHSLFKDVASAYLETVNVPEQLPNVLDRAVRTAYARRAPTALIIPADVQDLPYSPPEHAHKMVPSSLDVSGWAPVPDDDSLARAAEVLRSGRRVAVLVGQGAAGAAPEVERIADVLGAGVAKALLGKDALSDELPYVTGSIGLLGTRPSYELMQNCDTLLTIGSNFPYSEFLPPYGQARAVQIDIDPHMVGLRYPYEVNLVGDAAATLRRLLPVLDRKEDRSWQEGVADGVRRWKKVMARRAALSADPVNPEYVAHALDPLLPDDAMLTSDSGSVATWYARHLTLRGAMRGSLSGTLASMGCGVPYAIGAKFAHPDRPAIALVGDGAMQMNGMAELVTVAKYATEWTDPRLIVAVWNNRDLNQVSWELRAMGGTAPFQPSQALPDVPYADFARSLGMNGIRVTDPGDVEDAWRQALAADGPTVLDFRTDPDVPPIPPHSTWEQIEATLASLVHGDGHRGHVVVQGLKAKAQELLPRRPGGGR is encoded by the coding sequence ATGACCAAACAGACCGTCAGCGACCACCTCCTCGACCGGCTCCGCGCCTGGGGCGTCACCCATGTCTTCGGCTACCCCGGCGACGGCATCAACGGCCTGATCTCGGCCTGGGCCCGGGCCGGCGACGACCCCCGCTTCGTCCAGGCCCGGCACGAGGAGATGGCCGCCTTCGAAGCCGTCGGCCACGCCAAGTTCTCCGGCCGCGTCGGCGTCTGCGCCGCCACCTCCGGCCCCGGCGCGGTCCACCTCCTCAACGGCCTCTACGACGCCAAGCTCGACCACGTGCCCGTCGTGGCGATCGTCGGCCAGACCGCCCGCAGCGCCATGGGCGGCTCCTACCAGCAGGAGGTCGACCTGCACAGCCTGTTCAAGGACGTGGCCTCCGCCTACCTGGAGACCGTCAACGTCCCCGAACAGCTCCCCAACGTCCTCGACCGGGCCGTCCGCACCGCCTACGCCCGCCGCGCCCCCACCGCGCTCATCATCCCGGCGGACGTCCAGGACCTGCCGTACTCCCCACCGGAGCACGCCCACAAGATGGTCCCCTCCAGCCTCGACGTCAGCGGCTGGGCGCCCGTGCCGGACGACGACTCGCTCGCCCGCGCCGCCGAGGTCCTCCGGAGCGGCCGGCGCGTCGCCGTCCTCGTCGGACAGGGCGCGGCGGGCGCCGCACCCGAGGTCGAGCGGATCGCCGACGTCCTCGGCGCGGGCGTCGCCAAGGCCCTGCTCGGCAAGGACGCCCTCAGCGACGAACTGCCGTACGTGACCGGCTCCATCGGACTGCTCGGCACCCGCCCCTCGTACGAGCTGATGCAGAACTGCGACACCCTCCTGACCATCGGCTCGAACTTCCCCTACTCCGAGTTCCTGCCGCCGTACGGCCAGGCCCGCGCCGTGCAGATCGACATCGACCCGCACATGGTGGGCCTGCGCTACCCGTACGAGGTCAACCTGGTCGGCGACGCGGCCGCCACCCTGCGCCGGCTGCTGCCCGTGCTCGACCGCAAGGAGGACCGGAGCTGGCAGGAGGGCGTGGCCGACGGCGTACGCCGCTGGAAGAAGGTCATGGCACGCCGCGCCGCCCTGTCGGCGGACCCGGTCAACCCGGAGTACGTGGCCCACGCCCTGGACCCGCTGCTCCCCGACGACGCCATGCTCACCTCGGACTCCGGCTCCGTCGCCACCTGGTACGCCCGGCACCTCACCCTGCGCGGCGCCATGCGGGGCTCGCTGTCCGGCACCCTCGCCAGCATGGGCTGCGGCGTCCCGTACGCGATCGGCGCCAAGTTCGCCCACCCCGACCGGCCCGCCATCGCCCTGGTCGGCGACGGGGCGATGCAGATGAACGGCATGGCCGAGCTCGTGACGGTCGCCAAGTACGCCACCGAGTGGACCGACCCCCGGCTGATCGTCGCCGTCTGGAACAACCGGGACCTCAACCAGGTCAGCTGGGAGCTGCGGGCCATGGGCGGCACCGCGCCCTTCCAGCCCTCGCAGGCCCTGCCCGACGTGCCCTACGCCGACTTCGCCCGTTCCCTCGGCATGAACGGCATCCGCGTCACCGACCCCGGTGACGTCGAGGACGCCTGGCGGCAGGCGCTCGCGGCCGACGGCCCCACCGTGCTCGACTTCCGCACCGACCCCGACGTACCGCCGATCCCGCCGCACTCCACCTGGGAACAGATTGAGGCCACCCTCGCCTCCCTGGTCCACGGGGACGGCCACCGCGGCCATGTGGTGGTGCAGGGGCTCAAGGCGAAGGCACAGGAGCTGCTGCCGCGCCGGCCGGGCGGCGGCCGGTGA
- a CDS encoding LLM class F420-dependent oxidoreductase, whose translation MTEFGYFLSCEEFGPHELVEQARMAEDAGFRSLWISDHFHPWNDEQGHSPFVWSVIGALSKSCGLPVQTAVTCPTVRVHPAVIAQAAATSQVLLDGRFRLGLGSGEALNEHVLGDPWPPADVRLDMLEEAVDVIRKLFTGEEVTHRGRHYTVENARLYTLPETPPPIDISAFGPRAADLASRIGDGFVTTQPDPGMIARFRARDPGRPLFAGTKVCWAPSRDDAVRTAHRVWPTEHLPGELNQILPTPSHFEQACELVTEETVAGAVACGPDPEEHVRRLRPYVEAGFDRVHIGQIGPDQRGFFDFYRKEVLPLLDGTSVGGPNGDEA comes from the coding sequence ATGACCGAGTTCGGCTACTTCCTGTCCTGCGAGGAATTCGGGCCCCACGAGCTGGTCGAGCAGGCCAGGATGGCCGAGGACGCCGGCTTCCGCTCGCTGTGGATCTCGGACCACTTCCACCCGTGGAACGACGAGCAGGGCCACAGCCCCTTCGTCTGGTCCGTGATCGGCGCGCTCTCGAAGAGCTGCGGCCTGCCCGTCCAGACCGCCGTGACCTGCCCGACCGTCCGCGTCCACCCCGCCGTGATCGCCCAGGCCGCCGCCACCTCCCAGGTCCTCCTGGACGGTCGCTTCCGGCTCGGGCTCGGCAGCGGCGAGGCGCTCAACGAGCACGTCCTCGGCGACCCCTGGCCCCCCGCCGACGTACGCCTGGACATGCTGGAGGAGGCCGTCGACGTCATCCGCAAGCTGTTCACCGGCGAAGAGGTCACCCACCGGGGACGGCACTACACCGTCGAGAACGCCCGGCTCTACACCCTGCCCGAGACCCCGCCGCCCATCGACATCTCCGCCTTCGGCCCCCGCGCCGCCGACCTCGCCTCCCGGATCGGCGACGGCTTCGTCACCACCCAGCCGGACCCCGGCATGATCGCCCGCTTCCGGGCCCGCGACCCCGGGCGGCCCCTCTTCGCCGGCACCAAGGTCTGCTGGGCGCCCTCACGCGACGACGCGGTCCGCACGGCGCACCGCGTGTGGCCGACCGAGCACCTGCCCGGCGAACTCAACCAGATCCTCCCCACCCCCAGCCACTTCGAGCAGGCCTGCGAGCTGGTGACCGAGGAGACGGTCGCGGGCGCCGTCGCCTGCGGCCCCGACCCCGAGGAACACGTCCGCCGGCTGCGCCCCTACGTCGAGGCCGGCTTCGACCGCGTCCACATCGGCCAGATCGGCCCCGACCAGCGCGGATTCTTCGACTTCTACCGCAAGGAGGTCCTGCCGCTCCTCGACGGGACGAGCGTCGGCGGACCGAACGGAGACGAGGCATGA
- a CDS encoding SigB/SigF/SigG family RNA polymerase sigma factor: MSTRTARTDTSTSSATRPGSQAAAVRRQALHGLPEIDRPTQVSTDDAQTLSASLLTRLRELEEGTPEHAYVRNTLIELNLSLVRFAARRFRNRPEQREDIVQVGTIGLIKAIDRFDPTRGIEFSAFALPTVVGEMKRFFRDTSWAVRVPRRLQELRVDMAKAADVLEQRLGHRPTRAEVAAHLDLPEDRVAEGELAARGYTAHSLDVTVAEDDAPRDSSRRLATAEPAYELIEDFESLKPLIARLGERDRQILSLRFGEDLTQAEIGERLGLSQMHISRLLTRILDELRAGLLEDGDEPATTDG, translated from the coding sequence ATGTCCACCCGCACCGCCCGAACCGACACCAGCACCAGCAGCGCCACCCGGCCCGGCTCACAGGCCGCGGCCGTACGCCGCCAGGCGCTGCACGGCCTGCCCGAGATCGACCGGCCGACCCAGGTCTCCACGGACGACGCCCAGACGCTCTCGGCCTCGCTCCTCACCCGGCTGCGGGAACTGGAGGAGGGCACACCCGAGCACGCGTACGTGCGCAACACGCTGATCGAGCTCAACCTGAGCCTGGTCCGCTTCGCCGCCCGTCGCTTCCGGAACCGCCCCGAGCAGCGGGAGGACATCGTCCAGGTCGGCACCATCGGCCTGATCAAGGCCATCGACCGCTTCGACCCCACCCGGGGCATCGAGTTCTCGGCGTTCGCGCTGCCGACGGTCGTGGGCGAGATGAAACGATTCTTCCGCGACACCAGTTGGGCCGTCCGGGTCCCACGGCGGCTCCAGGAGCTGCGCGTCGACATGGCCAAGGCCGCCGACGTGCTCGAACAGCGGCTCGGCCACCGCCCGACCCGCGCCGAGGTCGCCGCCCACCTGGACCTCCCCGAGGACCGGGTCGCCGAGGGCGAGCTCGCCGCCCGCGGCTACACCGCCCACTCCCTCGACGTCACCGTCGCCGAGGACGACGCCCCCCGCGACAGCTCGCGCCGCCTCGCCACCGCCGAGCCCGCCTACGAACTCATCGAGGACTTCGAGTCGCTCAAGCCGCTCATCGCCCGTCTGGGCGAACGCGACCGGCAGATTCTGTCGCTGCGTTTCGGCGAGGACCTCACCCAGGCGGAGATCGGCGAACGGCTCGGACTGTCCCAGATGCACATCTCCCGCCTGCTCACCCGCATCCTCGACGAGCTGAGGGCGGGCCTCCTGGAGGACGGGGACGAGCCCGCGACCACCGACGGCTGA
- a CDS encoding type 1 glutamine amidotransferase domain-containing protein has product MNVLVLTTNYGTEQDELNQPVAALREAGARVTVAAQRKEPVLTVVSDRRPGTVVEPDMTFADASAQEYDAVVVPGGTLNADRLRVDDRAQRLVSAFAEAGKPVAAICHGPWLLVDSGVVRDRELTSYPSLRTDLENAGAAWRDKEVVVDTSGGHPLITSRRPGDLEAFSAAIVRALEDRAG; this is encoded by the coding sequence ATGAACGTGCTCGTCCTCACCACCAACTACGGCACCGAGCAGGACGAACTGAACCAGCCCGTGGCGGCGCTGCGCGAGGCCGGCGCCCGGGTCACGGTCGCCGCGCAGCGCAAGGAGCCCGTCCTCACGGTGGTGTCCGACCGACGGCCGGGCACGGTCGTCGAACCGGACATGACCTTCGCGGACGCCTCCGCGCAGGAGTACGACGCGGTCGTCGTGCCGGGCGGCACGCTCAACGCCGACCGGCTGCGCGTCGACGACCGGGCGCAGCGGCTGGTCTCGGCCTTCGCCGAGGCGGGAAAGCCCGTGGCGGCCATCTGTCACGGCCCGTGGCTCCTGGTGGACAGCGGGGTGGTCCGGGACCGCGAGCTGACCTCGTACCCCTCGCTCCGCACGGACCTGGAGAACGCGGGAGCCGCCTGGCGCGACAAGGAGGTCGTCGTGGACACCTCCGGCGGACATCCGTTGATCACCTCCCGCAGGCCCGGTGACCTGGAGGCCTTCTCGGCGGCGATCGTCCGCGCCCTGGAGGACCGCGCCGGCTGA
- a CDS encoding CBS domain-containing protein has product MTTTARDIMTADATCVKASETVVDAARKMVELDVGALPVCGPDERLKGMLTDRDIVVKVVAQGKDPARCTAGDLAQGEIVTVSVDDDASEVLRVMSEHRIRRVPVIDGHILVGIIAQADIARTLPHTQVGDLVGDVSQES; this is encoded by the coding sequence ATGACCACCACCGCACGCGACATCATGACCGCGGACGCGACCTGCGTGAAGGCGAGCGAGACCGTCGTCGACGCGGCCCGAAAGATGGTCGAGCTCGACGTGGGCGCCCTGCCCGTCTGCGGGCCCGACGAACGGCTGAAGGGCATGCTCACCGACCGTGACATCGTCGTGAAGGTCGTCGCCCAGGGCAAGGACCCCGCGCGGTGCACCGCCGGCGACCTCGCCCAGGGCGAGATCGTCACGGTCTCCGTCGACGACGACGCGAGCGAGGTGCTGCGCGTCATGAGCGAGCACAGGATCCGGCGGGTGCCCGTCATCGACGGTCACATCCTGGTCGGCATCATCGCCCAGGCGGACATCGCCCGTACCCTCCCGCACACCCAGGTGGGCGATCTCGTGGGCGACGTCTCGCAGGAGTCCTGA
- a CDS encoding antitoxin: protein MSVMDKLKQMLKGHEDQAGKAVDKGGDYVDKRTQGKYSGHVDTAQEKLRQQLGDTPQRPPEEPPQR from the coding sequence ATGTCCGTGATGGACAAGCTCAAGCAGATGCTCAAGGGGCACGAGGACCAGGCGGGAAAGGCCGTCGACAAGGGCGGTGACTACGTCGACAAGAGGACGCAGGGCAAGTACAGCGGTCATGTCGACACCGCCCAGGAGAAGCTCAGGCAGCAGCTGGGCGACACGCCCCAGCGGCCCCCGGAGGAGCCGCCCCAGCGGTGA